One genomic segment of Roseovarius carneus includes these proteins:
- the holA gene encoding DNA polymerase III subunit delta: MKLGPRDAPGYFARPEAQRTGLLIYGADAMRIALKRQEVIAALIGPQGEEEMRLARMPAGELRKDPARLDDAVKAQSFFPGPRVTFVEDATEALAAPILAALADWQEGDAQIIVTAGQLKPTSKLRKAFEAHKNAYAVAIYDDPPSRAELEAMLSAAGLPMPGHDAMRDLTDLARALDPGDLRQTVEKIALYKLGDATPLTSEEIALCAPASVEADLDDVLHIVAEARSGEIGPIMKRLRAQGVQPVALCIAATRHFRTLYTAAADPGGASQGISRMRPPVFGPRRDRMIRQASSWGAPNLEIALSLLTETDLQMRSAAQTAPQMAVVERALIRLAMLARR, from the coding sequence ATGAAGCTTGGGCCCCGCGATGCGCCGGGCTATTTCGCCCGCCCCGAGGCGCAGCGCACGGGCCTGCTCATCTATGGTGCAGATGCCATGCGCATCGCACTGAAGCGGCAAGAGGTGATCGCCGCCCTGATCGGCCCGCAGGGCGAGGAGGAGATGCGCCTCGCACGGATGCCAGCGGGAGAGCTGCGCAAGGACCCCGCGCGCCTCGATGATGCGGTGAAGGCGCAAAGCTTTTTCCCCGGTCCGCGTGTGACTTTTGTCGAGGACGCGACAGAGGCGCTGGCCGCGCCCATCCTTGCCGCACTTGCCGATTGGCAGGAGGGCGATGCCCAGATTATCGTGACCGCAGGACAGCTCAAACCCACCTCCAAACTGCGCAAGGCGTTTGAGGCGCACAAAAACGCCTATGCGGTGGCCATCTATGACGACCCTCCCAGCCGGGCAGAGCTTGAGGCGATGCTCTCTGCCGCCGGTTTGCCCATGCCCGGCCATGATGCGATGCGCGATCTGACGGACCTTGCTCGTGCGCTTGATCCCGGCGATTTGCGCCAGACCGTTGAGAAGATTGCCCTTTACAAGCTGGGCGATGCCACGCCGCTCACTTCTGAGGAAATCGCACTCTGCGCGCCTGCGTCGGTTGAGGCGGATCTGGATGATGTCCTTCATATCGTGGCCGAGGCACGGTCGGGCGAGATTGGGCCGATCATGAAGCGATTGCGGGCTCAAGGCGTGCAGCCCGTGGCGCTTTGTATTGCGGCGACGCGCCATTTTCGCACGCTTTACACCGCCGCCGCCGATCCCGGTGGGGCGAGCCAAGGCATCTCGCGGATGCGCCCGCCTGTTTTTGGCCCGCGCCGCGACAGGATGATCCGGCAGGCATCGAGCTGGGGTGCGCCCAATCTGGAGATCGCCCTCAGCCTCTTGACCGAGACGGATCTGCAAATGCGCTCTGCCGCGCAGACCGCGCCACAGATGGCGGTGGTGGAGCGTGCGCTTATCCGGCTGGCCATGTTGGCGCGGCGATGA
- the leuS gene encoding leucine--tRNA ligase: protein MSRYSAAEIEAKWQKAWDAAGVFRAEAGSEKPKYYVLEMFPYPSGRIHMGHVRNYTMGDVIARHRIATGHNVLHPMGWDAFGMPAENAAMASGGHPKDWTYQNIADMRDQMKPLGLSIDWTREFATCDPEYYGQQQALFLDMLEAGLVYRKNAVVNWDPVDMTVLANEQVENGRGWRSGAEVERRELTQWFFAISSMADELLGALDGLENWPAKVRLMQENWIGKSRGLQFAFGLIDGPAGHDRVEVYTTRPDTLMGASFLGIAPDHPLAKQLEKDNPALAAFNAECRRGGTTEEALETAEKMGFDSGLRVRHPFDTSWELPVYVANFILMDYGTGAIFGCPAHDQRDFDFARKYDLPIVATYLPAEDSATDLDEAFAPPKTDKVFYTKGFAGEAWQTGLEAIDAAIAFCEDQGVGQGVTKFRLRDWGLSRQRYWGCPIPVVHCETCGVVPEAKENLPIRLPDDVTFDVPGNPLDRHPTWRDTPCPKCGAPARRETDTMDTFVDSSWYFARFTAPHADTPTDLDAASYWMNVDQYIGGVEHAILHLLYSRFFARAMQITGHLPQKAIEPFDALFTQGMVTHEIYQTVEVVGENDPNPNLRPGVKYTKYRLPEEVDLRDGKAFLKEDGREVEIIPSAKMSKSKKNVVDPISIISDYGADTARWFVLSDSPPERDVEWTASGAEAAHKHLARVHRIVSEIVASAEDASPEADEALLREMHKTIQAVTAGVEAFGFNAAIARLYAFTATLAKSTAGGTAKREAASALAQLMSPMTPHLAEELWHMLGHTGLAATAPWPEADEAMLVDAMITLPVQINGKRRAEINVPADMPKDEVEKTALALDAVIRALDGAQPKKVIVVPGRIVNVVV, encoded by the coding sequence ATGTCGCGCTATTCCGCCGCCGAGATCGAAGCAAAATGGCAAAAAGCCTGGGACGCCGCCGGGGTTTTCCGCGCCGAGGCCGGGTCTGAGAAGCCCAAATACTATGTGCTGGAGATGTTCCCCTATCCGTCTGGGCGCATCCATATGGGCCATGTGCGCAACTACACCATGGGTGATGTGATCGCGCGCCACCGGATCGCGACCGGGCATAACGTGCTGCACCCGATGGGGTGGGACGCGTTCGGGATGCCCGCCGAGAATGCCGCAATGGCCAGCGGTGGCCACCCCAAGGACTGGACCTATCAAAACATCGCGGACATGCGCGATCAGATGAAGCCGCTTGGCCTCTCGATTGATTGGACCCGCGAATTTGCCACCTGTGATCCGGAGTATTACGGGCAGCAACAGGCGCTGTTTTTGGACATGCTGGAGGCGGGGCTGGTCTACCGCAAGAACGCGGTGGTGAACTGGGACCCGGTGGATATGACCGTTCTGGCCAATGAGCAGGTCGAGAACGGGCGCGGCTGGCGCTCGGGCGCGGAAGTGGAGCGGCGTGAGCTGACGCAGTGGTTCTTCGCGATCTCGTCCATGGCCGATGAGCTTTTGGGCGCTCTGGATGGGCTGGAGAATTGGCCGGCCAAGGTGCGGCTGATGCAGGAGAACTGGATCGGCAAATCGCGCGGTCTGCAATTTGCCTTTGGCCTCATTGACGGGCCTGCGGGCCATGACCGGGTGGAGGTCTATACCACGCGGCCCGACACTCTGATGGGCGCGAGCTTTCTGGGGATTGCGCCCGATCATCCGCTGGCCAAGCAGCTGGAGAAGGACAACCCTGCGCTTGCGGCCTTCAATGCCGAATGTCGCCGGGGCGGCACCACGGAAGAGGCGCTTGAGACGGCCGAGAAGATGGGCTTTGATAGCGGCCTGCGCGTGCGCCATCCGTTCGACACAAGCTGGGAACTGCCGGTCTATGTGGCCAATTTCATCTTGATGGATTACGGCACGGGCGCGATTTTCGGCTGCCCCGCGCATGACCAGCGTGACTTTGATTTCGCGCGGAAATACGATCTGCCAATTGTTGCGACCTATCTGCCTGCCGAGGACAGCGCGACCGACCTAGATGAGGCGTTCGCTCCACCCAAGACCGATAAAGTCTTCTACACCAAAGGCTTCGCAGGCGAGGCATGGCAGACGGGCCTTGAGGCGATCGACGCCGCCATCGCGTTCTGCGAGGATCAAGGCGTGGGCCAAGGCGTCACCAAATTCCGCCTGCGCGATTGGGGCCTGTCGCGCCAACGCTATTGGGGTTGCCCCATCCCTGTCGTGCATTGCGAGACCTGCGGCGTCGTGCCTGAGGCAAAGGAAAACCTGCCCATCCGTCTGCCCGATGACGTGACTTTCGATGTGCCGGGCAACCCGCTTGACCGCCACCCGACATGGCGCGACACGCCCTGCCCGAAATGCGGCGCGCCCGCCCGGCGCGAGACGGATACGATGGACACATTCGTGGACAGCTCATGGTATTTTGCCCGCTTCACCGCGCCCCATGCGGACACGCCTACGGATTTGGATGCGGCGTCCTACTGGATGAACGTGGATCAGTATATCGGCGGGGTGGAACACGCGATCCTGCACCTGCTTTATTCGCGCTTTTTCGCCCGTGCGATGCAGATCACTGGGCACCTGCCGCAAAAAGCCATCGAGCCGTTTGATGCGCTCTTCACCCAAGGCATGGTGACGCATGAGATTTATCAGACCGTAGAAGTTGTGGGAGAAAATGACCCCAACCCTAACCTCAGACCTGGAGTGAAATACACCAAGTATAGGCTCCCTGAAGAGGTTGATTTGCGTGATGGTAAGGCGTTCCTCAAAGAAGATGGTCGGGAAGTAGAAATCATCCCCTCCGCTAAAATGTCCAAATCCAAGAAGAATGTCGTCGATCCGATCAGCATCATTTCCGACTATGGCGCGGATACTGCCCGGTGGTTTGTCTTGTCGGACAGCCCGCCCGAGCGGGACGTGGAGTGGACGGCATCTGGCGCAGAGGCCGCGCATAAGCACCTCGCCCGCGTGCACCGCATTGTGTCCGAGATCGTGGCCTCAGCCGAGGACGCCTCACCAGAGGCCGATGAGGCGCTCTTGCGTGAGATGCACAAGACCATTCAGGCAGTCACGGCGGGGGTTGAGGCGTTTGGCTTCAACGCGGCCATTGCGCGGCTTTATGCCTTCACGGCGACCCTTGCGAAATCCACCGCTGGCGGCACCGCAAAGCGCGAGGCGGCCAGCGCGCTGGCGCAGCTCATGTCGCCCATGACGCCGCATCTGGCCGAGGAACTGTGGCACATGCTCGGCCATACTGGTCTCGCCGCCACCGCGCCGTGGCCTGAGGCTGATGAGGCCATGCTCGTCGATGCCATGATCACCTTGCCCGTGCAGATTAACGGCAAACGGCGGGCGGAGATCAACGTGCCTGCTGATATGCCCAAAGACGAGGTTGAAAAAACCGCCCTTGCGCTTGATGCTGTGATCCGTGCGCTGGATGGGGCGCAGCCCAAGAAAGTCATCGTCGTCCCCGGACGGATCGTGAATGTCGTTGTTTGA
- a CDS encoding glycosyltransferase, with the protein MNILFIHQNFPGQWKHLAPALAAAGHSCTALTLRVKKQSMWHGVRVLPYALPERAAQKVHPWLVDLDTKVTRAEACYRAAARMKAEGYTPDLILAHPGWGEPMFLRDLWPGARMAIYCELYHKPGKPHLDFDPEFQSREPEVQPLRIRLKNIYNHLHFPMAEAGISPTRFQADTFPPEFRDKITVSHDGIDTVASCPDEGVRVHLKGHPEFTRKTEVITFVNRNLEPYRGYHIFMRALPRLLRERPNARVILIGGDEVSYGAAPPKGQTWKQIFRDEVSDQISPEDWKRVHFLGRIPHGDFTRILQLSRVHVYLTYPFVLSWSLMEAMSCGAAIVASGTEPVREVITDGETGRLVDFFDREALVDQIVALCEDADARATLGANARTLMQDQYDLKTICLPRQLKWVDEVMDLPVLL; encoded by the coding sequence ATGAACATCCTTTTCATCCACCAGAATTTCCCCGGTCAATGGAAGCATCTGGCACCTGCACTTGCAGCGGCGGGTCATAGCTGCACCGCGCTGACCTTGCGGGTGAAAAAGCAAAGCATGTGGCACGGCGTGCGGGTGCTGCCCTATGCCCTGCCCGAACGCGCGGCGCAAAAGGTGCATCCATGGCTCGTGGATCTGGATACTAAGGTGACGCGGGCCGAGGCATGTTACCGCGCCGCCGCCCGGATGAAGGCCGAAGGCTATACCCCCGATCTCATCCTCGCGCATCCCGGCTGGGGCGAGCCGATGTTCCTGCGCGATCTGTGGCCCGGCGCGCGCATGGCGATCTATTGCGAGCTTTATCACAAGCCCGGCAAACCGCATCTCGATTTCGATCCTGAGTTTCAATCCCGCGAGCCCGAGGTGCAGCCGCTGCGCATCCGCCTGAAAAACATCTACAACCACCTGCATTTCCCTATGGCCGAGGCCGGGATCTCGCCCACGCGGTTTCAGGCGGACACATTCCCACCAGAGTTTCGCGACAAGATCACGGTCAGCCATGATGGCATCGACACCGTGGCATCGTGCCCCGACGAGGGCGTGCGCGTGCACCTCAAAGGCCACCCGGAATTTACCCGCAAAACCGAGGTGATCACCTTCGTCAATCGCAATCTGGAACCCTATCGCGGCTATCACATCTTCATGCGCGCCCTGCCGCGTCTGCTGCGCGAGCGGCCAAATGCGCGGGTGATCCTTATAGGTGGCGATGAGGTAAGCTATGGCGCGGCCCCTCCCAAGGGCCAGACATGGAAGCAGATTTTCCGCGATGAGGTGTCGGATCAAATCTCGCCCGAGGATTGGAAGCGCGTGCATTTTCTGGGCCGCATCCCGCATGGGGATTTCACCCGGATTTTGCAGCTGAGCCGCGTGCACGTCTACCTGACCTACCCGTTCGTGCTCAGTTGGTCCTTGATGGAGGCGATGTCATGCGGTGCGGCAATCGTCGCCAGCGGGACCGAGCCTGTGCGCGAGGTGATCACCGATGGTGAGACGGGGCGTCTCGTGGATTTCTTCGACCGCGAGGCGCTGGTGGATCAGATCGTGGCGCTTTGCGAGGATGCGGACGCCCGCGCCACATTGGGCGCAAACGCACGGACCTTGATGCAGGATCAGTATGACCTCAAAACCATCTGCCTGCCACGGCAGCTCAAATGGGTGGATGAGGTGATGGATCTGCCCGTCCTGCTCTAG
- a CDS encoding GNAT family N-acetyltransferase — MMTAEITIRALRREDHAEWSRMWTAYLEFYRTTLSEAVYETAFARLLIEDTREFQGFIAEMEGRPVGLAHFLFHRLLWSEEDTCYLLDLYTDPAARGKGVARALINAVHAAAKKEGIVVTYWTTQDDNYKGRMLYDQVATRTPLIVYEKSD; from the coding sequence ATGATGACAGCAGAAATTACGATCCGGGCGCTCAGGCGCGAAGACCACGCGGAGTGGTCGCGCATGTGGACCGCCTATCTGGAGTTTTATCGCACCACGCTGTCCGAGGCGGTCTATGAGACCGCTTTCGCGCGATTGCTGATCGAGGACACGCGGGAATTTCAGGGCTTCATCGCGGAGATGGAGGGGCGGCCCGTGGGCCTTGCGCATTTCCTTTTTCACCGGCTTTTGTGGTCCGAGGAGGATACTTGTTATCTCTTGGACCTCTACACTGATCCCGCCGCACGCGGCAAAGGCGTTGCGCGTGCCTTGATCAACGCGGTGCATGCTGCGGCCAAAAAGGAGGGTATCGTGGTCACGTATTGGACCACGCAGGATGACAATTACAAAGGCCGGATGCTCTATGATCAGGTGGCGACGCGCACGCCGTTGATCGTATACGAAAAATCTGACTGA
- a CDS encoding DUF3576 domain-containing protein, producing MILTFAKRSALVLATLVVAACGDEPPTLDQEAITLKGGRESNVGVTSGTSLFDAFRGKDAGVKVNRFLWTASLDVLDFLPVQSADPFTGVISTGFGTPPGGSNAYRATILISDPALDARSLNVALQSRSGPVGAETQRAVEDAILSRARQLRIQAGNF from the coding sequence ATGATCCTGACTTTTGCAAAGCGTAGCGCATTGGTGCTGGCAACCTTGGTTGTTGCGGCCTGTGGCGATGAGCCCCCGACGCTGGACCAGGAGGCGATCACCCTGAAGGGTGGGCGCGAGTCCAATGTGGGTGTGACCTCGGGCACCAGCCTCTTTGATGCGTTCCGTGGCAAAGACGCGGGCGTGAAGGTGAACCGCTTTCTTTGGACGGCATCGCTTGACGTGCTTGATTTCCTGCCCGTGCAATCGGCTGATCCCTTTACGGGCGTGATCTCCACAGGCTTTGGCACCCCTCCCGGTGGCAGCAATGCCTACCGCGCGACCATCCTGATCAGCGATCCGGCCTTGGACGCGCGCAGCCTGAACGTGGCGCTGCAATCACGCTCGGGGCCTGTGGGCGCGGAAACCCAACGCGCGGTTGAGGATGCGATATTGTCGCGTGCGCGGCAGCTGCGGATTCAAGCGGGCAATTTCTAA
- a CDS encoding YggS family pyridoxal phosphate-dependent enzyme codes for MSLADITTRITKAEAAAGRAPGSVHLIAVSKVQPNERVAAVLGEGHRCFGENRVQEAAGKWPSFREAYAGVDLHLIGPLQSNKVRQAFGLFDAIHSLDRPKLATAIARIAQEEGSCPKVFVQINTGEEPQKAGVLPGGADAMIAECRALDLPIEGLMCIPPAEEEPSLHFALLAKIAERNGLSGLSMGMSSDFESAIALGATHVRVGSAIFGARVAAG; via the coding sequence ATGAGCCTTGCCGATATCACTACCCGCATCACCAAAGCCGAGGCTGCGGCCGGGCGCGCGCCCGGTTCGGTGCATCTCATTGCCGTCTCCAAAGTGCAGCCCAATGAGCGGGTCGCCGCCGTTCTGGGCGAGGGGCATCGCTGTTTCGGCGAGAACCGCGTGCAGGAAGCGGCGGGTAAATGGCCCAGCTTCCGCGAGGCATATGCAGGTGTCGACTTGCACCTGATCGGACCCTTGCAAAGCAACAAGGTGCGGCAGGCTTTTGGGCTTTTTGACGCCATCCACTCCCTAGACCGCCCCAAGCTTGCCACCGCCATCGCGCGGATTGCACAAGAAGAAGGCAGTTGCCCCAAGGTGTTTGTACAGATCAACACCGGGGAGGAGCCGCAAAAGGCGGGTGTCCTGCCGGGCGGGGCGGATGCGATGATCGCCGAGTGTCGCGCGCTTGATCTGCCCATCGAGGGGTTGATGTGTATCCCGCCCGCCGAGGAAGAACCCAGCCTGCATTTCGCACTTCTGGCTAAGATTGCCGAGCGCAACGGGTTGAGCGGCCTCTCGATGGGCATGAGCAGCGATTTCGAGAGCGCGATTGCACTTGGTGCGACCCATGTCCGCGTGGGCAGCGCCATTTTCGGCGCGCGTGTGGCCGCAGGCTGA
- a CDS encoding L,D-transpeptidase family protein, with protein sequence MTDDMILTKMGLRYAGRLWPCAIGKGGLSADKREGDGATPKGVHRIVGLLYRPDRVPPPAPWAEPILPGDLWSDASGEAEYNHPVRAPYAHSHEALRRGDPLYDVVMITDWNWPEAQAARGSCIFLHQWRRPGYPTEGCIAFRRDHIWQIAALAAPGTKLIIG encoded by the coding sequence ATGACCGATGATATGATCCTCACGAAAATGGGCCTGCGCTATGCCGGGCGGCTTTGGCCCTGCGCCATTGGCAAGGGCGGGCTTAGCGCGGACAAACGTGAGGGGGATGGGGCCACACCGAAGGGTGTGCACCGGATTGTGGGGCTGCTCTATCGGCCCGATCGAGTGCCGCCGCCCGCGCCATGGGCTGAGCCGATTTTGCCCGGTGATCTGTGGTCTGACGCGAGCGGAGAGGCGGAGTATAACCACCCGGTGCGTGCGCCTTATGCGCATAGCCATGAGGCGCTCCGGCGTGGTGATCCGCTCTATGATGTGGTGATGATCACCGATTGGAACTGGCCCGAGGCGCAGGCCGCGCGCGGCTCTTGCATCTTTTTGCATCAGTGGCGCAGGCCCGGATATCCGACCGAAGGCTGCATCGCGTTTCGCCGCGATCACATCTGGCAAATCGCGGCTCTGGCCGCGCCGGGGACCAAGCTGATCATCGGCTGA
- a CDS encoding NAD(P)/FAD-dependent oxidoreductase, which translates to MSDITIHGAGIFGLSIAWACLERGARVRVIDPYGPGAGASGGIVGALAPHVPENWNDKKAFQLESLLMAEAFWAGVAQAGGLSAGYARTGRLQPLADAAALELARDRGRGAGALWLGLAEWNVAEADVFGWAPASPTGFVIHDTLTARVHPKQACAALVAAICARGGEVVREGKECGQVIHATGTAGLEALNAGAARQVGMGIKGQAALLEFAAPDLPQLFAGGVHIVPHADGTVAVGSTSERDYTSGTDTDAQLDDVIAAARAAVPALADAPVIARWAGVRPRTRSRAPMLGPHPLYAGQFIANGGFKIGFGMAPKVAEVMADLVLEGRDGVPEGFRPEASLKNLALGTTGSAHDR; encoded by the coding sequence ATGTCCGATATCACCATCCACGGGGCCGGTATTTTCGGCCTCTCGATCGCTTGGGCCTGCCTTGAGCGGGGCGCGCGGGTGCGAGTCATTGATCCATATGGACCCGGCGCGGGCGCGTCGGGGGGCATTGTCGGTGCGCTGGCCCCGCATGTGCCGGAAAACTGGAACGACAAGAAGGCATTTCAATTGGAAAGCCTGCTGATGGCCGAGGCGTTTTGGGCGGGTGTCGCGCAGGCGGGCGGCCTCAGCGCGGGCTATGCGCGCACCGGGCGGCTTCAGCCCTTGGCCGATGCGGCGGCGCTTGAACTGGCACGCGATAGGGGTCGGGGTGCGGGCGCGCTTTGGCTCGGTCTGGCGGAATGGAATGTGGCGGAGGCGGATGTGTTCGGCTGGGCGCCAGCCTCGCCCACGGGGTTCGTCATCCACGACACGCTGACGGCGCGGGTCCATCCCAAGCAGGCCTGCGCGGCGTTGGTCGCCGCCATTTGCGCGCGGGGTGGGGAGGTCGTGCGCGAAGGCAAGGAGTGCGGTCAGGTGATCCATGCCACGGGCACCGCGGGGCTTGAGGCGCTGAACGCGGGTGCTGCGCGGCAGGTTGGCATGGGCATCAAGGGGCAGGCGGCGCTCCTGGAGTTTGCAGCACCCGATCTGCCACAGCTTTTCGCCGGCGGTGTGCATATCGTGCCTCATGCGGATGGCACGGTGGCCGTAGGCTCCACCTCCGAGCGGGACTATACCAGCGGCACCGACACCGATGCGCAGCTTGACGATGTGATTGCCGCCGCGCGCGCGGCTGTGCCCGCCTTGGCGGACGCGCCGGTGATCGCGCGCTGGGCGGGGGTGCGGCCCCGCACACGGTCGCGCGCGCCGATGCTGGGGCCGCATCCTTTGTACGCGGGGCAGTTTATTGCCAATGGTGGGTTCAAGATCGGCTTTGGCATGGCCCCGAAAGTGGCCGAGGTGATGGCCGATCTGGTGCTGGAGGGGCGGGATGGGGTGCCCGAAGGGTTCCGGCCTGAGGCGTCTTTGAAAAACTTGGCCCTTGGCACCACAGGCTCTGCCCATGACCGATGA
- the mnmD gene encoding tRNA (5-methylaminomethyl-2-thiouridine)(34)-methyltransferase MnmD: MQNQHADLSWRSTDGAGEVPVSERFDDPYFSFENGLEETRHVFLAGNDLPARFADGFRIAELGFGTGLNMLTAALAWQRAGTAGRLHLTSFEAYPMDAHEMRRALTAFPELGRLRDILVAAWAQGGQIALGQTVQLDVIIGDARETLPAWQGAADAWFLDGFSPAKNPELWGADLMAQVYAHTAPGGTAATYTAAGFVRRGLADAGFEVERTPGFGRKRHMTRARRRT; this comes from the coding sequence ATGCAAAACCAGCACGCCGATTTAAGCTGGCGCAGCACGGACGGGGCGGGGGAGGTGCCTGTCTCGGAGCGGTTCGATGACCCCTATTTCAGCTTTGAGAACGGGCTGGAGGAGACGCGGCATGTGTTTCTCGCAGGCAATGACCTACCCGCGCGCTTTGCAGATGGCTTTCGCATTGCCGAGCTTGGGTTCGGCACCGGGCTGAACATGCTGACAGCGGCCCTTGCATGGCAGAGGGCTGGCACGGCGGGCAGGCTGCACCTGACTTCGTTTGAGGCCTATCCAATGGACGCGCACGAGATGCGCCGCGCGCTCACCGCCTTTCCCGAGCTTGGGCGTCTGCGCGATATTCTGGTGGCTGCATGGGCGCAGGGCGGACAGATTGCTCTGGGCCAGACTGTGCAGCTCGACGTGATCATAGGTGATGCGCGCGAGACCCTGCCCGCATGGCAAGGTGCTGCGGACGCGTGGTTTCTCGACGGCTTCTCCCCGGCCAAAAACCCCGAGCTTTGGGGTGCGGACCTGATGGCGCAGGTCTATGCCCACACAGCCCCCGGTGGCACGGCCGCGACCTATACCGCCGCAGGCTTCGTGCGGCGAGGCCTTGCGGATGCGGGCTTTGAGGTGGAGCGGACACCCGGCTTTGGCCGCAAGCGCCACATGACCCGCGCGAGGCGACGCACATGA
- a CDS encoding DMT family transporter, producing the protein MTEQNTRLGIMLMVITTFIFAMQDGLSRHLAGEYNVLMVIMVRYWFFAAFVITIAARKAGGIRAAARTSQPRVQGFRALLLVTEICVMVLAFTLLGLVESHAVFACYPLLIAALSGPVLGEHVGWRRWAAIGVGFVGVIIILEPGFGVFQIEAVVPLLAALMFALYGLLTRYVAREDSAATSFFWTGTVGAIGITAVGIWFWEPMSAPDWAWMSLLCVTGALGHFTLIKCYEVAEASAVQPFAYLQLVFVTVLGVTVFGEAIRLNVALGTGIVVAAGLFTLWRQRQVG; encoded by the coding sequence ATGACCGAACAAAACACACGGCTCGGCATCATGCTGATGGTCATCACCACGTTCATCTTCGCCATGCAGGACGGGCTCTCGCGCCATCTGGCGGGGGAATATAATGTGCTGATGGTGATCATGGTGCGCTATTGGTTCTTTGCGGCCTTCGTCATCACCATCGCTGCCCGCAAGGCCGGCGGCATCCGCGCCGCTGCGCGCACAAGTCAGCCCCGCGTGCAGGGGTTTCGCGCGCTGCTTCTGGTCACAGAAATCTGCGTCATGGTGCTGGCCTTCACCCTTCTGGGCCTGGTGGAAAGCCACGCAGTCTTTGCCTGCTATCCACTCCTGATCGCCGCCCTTTCCGGCCCCGTTCTGGGCGAGCATGTGGGCTGGCGCCGCTGGGCCGCGATCGGCGTAGGCTTTGTCGGCGTAATCATCATCCTTGAGCCGGGGTTCGGCGTTTTTCAGATTGAGGCGGTGGTGCCCCTGCTGGCAGCGCTGATGTTCGCGCTCTACGGTCTTCTGACGCGATACGTCGCCCGCGAGGATAGCGCCGCCACCAGCTTTTTCTGGACCGGCACGGTCGGTGCCATTGGGATCACGGCGGTGGGCATCTGGTTCTGGGAGCCGATGAGCGCGCCTGACTGGGCATGGATGAGCCTCCTTTGCGTCACGGGCGCGCTTGGCCATTTCACCTTGATCAAATGCTATGAGGTGGCCGAGGCGAGTGCTGTGCAACCCTTCGCCTATCTCCAGCTTGTCTTCGTCACCGTCTTGGGCGTCACCGTCTTTGGCGAGGCGATCCGGCTCAACGTGGCGCTCGGGACGGGCATCGTCGTGGCCGCTGGACTATTCACCCTCTGGCGGCAGCGTCAGGTAGGATAA
- a CDS encoding transporter family protein, translating to MKYRILTALALSATFTAGPLLAHDDALPGTAGPAPLRADGHAPIGVMGDHRHKTGEVMLSFRSMYMSMEGNQQGTSSISPQTLVTTVPNRFSGAPGQPPTLRIVPLDMQMQMHMLGAMYAPSDRVTLMAMLPYVKKTMNHLTFAGGTGTTVRGTFETETKGIGDVKVSALIGLMESGEHKLHFNAGLSLPTGSITETGRILTPAGATPEVRLPYAMQLGSGTYDLLPGITYMGGAGDTRWGAQLRGIIRLGSNDEGYSLGDEVAATAWVSRQIEPWISVSGRVEAKTLGRIDGIDPNIVGPVQTANPANYGGDTVSLFAGVNMVGQKGAWRGHRLAIEAGAPVYQDLNGVQMQTDWSVSVGWQYAF from the coding sequence ATGAAATACCGTATTCTGACAGCGCTCGCGCTGAGCGCCACCTTTACGGCAGGCCCCCTGCTTGCCCATGACGACGCCCTGCCGGGCACAGCAGGCCCTGCGCCGCTGCGCGCGGACGGGCACGCCCCGATTGGCGTGATGGGCGATCATCGCCACAAAACCGGCGAGGTCATGCTATCCTTCCGCTCGATGTATATGAGCATGGAGGGCAACCAACAGGGTACCTCCAGCATCAGCCCACAGACCCTCGTCACAACCGTGCCAAACCGCTTTTCCGGTGCGCCAGGTCAGCCCCCTACGCTGCGCATTGTGCCCTTGGACATGCAGATGCAGATGCACATGCTCGGCGCGATGTATGCACCGAGCGACCGTGTCACGCTGATGGCGATGCTGCCTTACGTGAAGAAGACCATGAACCACCTGACCTTCGCAGGCGGTACTGGCACGACGGTGCGCGGCACGTTTGAGACCGAGACAAAAGGCATTGGCGATGTGAAGGTCTCGGCCCTCATCGGCCTGATGGAGAGCGGCGAGCATAAGCTGCATTTCAACGCAGGTCTCAGCCTGCCCACAGGCTCTATCACGGAAACGGGGCGCATTCTGACCCCCGCGGGGGCGACACCCGAGGTGCGCCTGCCTTATGCGATGCAGCTTGGCTCAGGCACCTATGACCTGCTCCCCGGCATCACCTATATGGGCGGCGCAGGCGACACACGCTGGGGCGCGCAGCTGCGCGGCATCATCCGGTTGGGCAGCAATGATGAGGGCTATTCCTTGGGTGATGAGGTGGCCGCGACCGCTTGGGTCAGCCGCCAGATTGAGCCTTGGATTTCCGTCTCGGGCCGTGTGGAGGCCAAAACACTGGGCCGGATTGACGGGATCGATCCCAATATCGTGGGCCCCGTGCAAACCGCGAACCCTGCCAATTACGGTGGTGACACCGTATCGCTCTTTGCCGGGGTGAACATGGTGGGCCAGAAGGGCGCATGGCGTGGTCATCGCCTCGCAATCGAAGCGGGCGCGCCGGTCTATCAGGACCTCAACGGCGTCCAGATGCAGACCGACTGGTCCGTCTCCGTCGGCTGGCAATACGCGTTCTGA